From the Candidatus Methylomirabilota bacterium genome, one window contains:
- the rpiA gene encoding ribose-5-phosphate isomerase RpiA produces the protein MSGEPKTADAEPSASDDLALLAERALELVQAGSLVGLGSGSAASAFVRALGRRVQRGLTVTCVATSEATARLGAEVGLRIVDLGESLLDLTVDGADEVDPQLDAMKGFGGALARERIVAAASRRQILLVRADKLVPALGSRGRLPVEVLPFAVRFCQRRLRELGLPAEIRREGGRPFMTDNGNFTLDCATGPLTDPARTQRAIEGIPGVVDTGLFLGTAERVLVADGGTIRELRRREN, from the coding sequence GGCGGACGCCGAGCCGTCGGCCAGCGACGATCTGGCGCTCCTCGCCGAGCGGGCGCTCGAGCTCGTCCAGGCCGGCAGCCTCGTCGGTCTGGGCTCCGGGTCCGCCGCCAGCGCGTTCGTCCGGGCCCTCGGCCGGCGCGTGCAGCGGGGGCTCACGGTGACCTGCGTGGCCACCTCGGAGGCCACCGCCCGCCTCGGCGCCGAGGTGGGTCTCAGAATCGTCGACCTGGGCGAGAGCCTCCTGGATCTCACCGTGGACGGGGCGGACGAGGTCGATCCCCAGCTCGACGCCATGAAGGGCTTCGGCGGCGCGCTGGCCCGGGAGCGCATCGTGGCGGCGGCGTCGCGACGCCAGATCCTGCTCGTCCGCGCCGACAAGCTGGTGCCGGCGCTCGGTAGCCGCGGGCGCTTGCCGGTCGAGGTGCTGCCGTTCGCGGTGCGATTCTGCCAGCGCCGGCTCCGGGAGCTCGGGCTCCCCGCCGAGATCCGGCGCGAGGGCGGTCGGCCGTTCATGACCGACAACGGCAACTTCACGCTGGACTGCGCGACCGGTCCACTCACCGACCCGGCCCGGACCCAGCGCGCCATCGAGGGCATCCCCGGCGTGGTCGACACGGGGCTCTTCCTCGGCACCGCCGAGCGAGTCCTCGTGGCCGATGGCGGCACCATCAGGGAGCTCAGGCGAAGGGAGAACTGA